The Micromonospora sp. Llam0 genome includes a window with the following:
- a CDS encoding DUF4132 domain-containing protein encodes MLRRLPGIGPAGPKIANAAVGVLGRLDGDAALAQLARLSARLTYKGTRNEVDKALDARAAALGIGRDEIEELAVPDYGLTDVGRHEVTVGGCRVELLAGVGAAAVTWHNDAGRVVKSPPATVRRDHPQVVADVKALAKDVTGMLAAQSARLDRLFLARRSWSLSVWRERYLDHPLVGALARRLVWLVDGVACGWADGALRTVDDTPVSADADAVVQLWHPIGRPVPEVVAWREWLERHRVVQPFKQAHREVYLLTPAEESTGIYSNRFAGHVLRQHQYHALAAARGWADKLRLMVDDTCPPTTRVLPQWGLRAEYWVEGVGDDYGVDTTDSGSYLRLVTDQVRFYPVDAPGNVAHATGGGYTAGRWGAREQRAPAEPLPLDEVPPVVFSEVLRDVDLFVGVASVGNDPTWSDGGPQGRFRDYWSSYSFGELSATAQTRRDLLARLLPRLAVGSQASIDGRFLVVRGELRTYKIHLGSGNILMSPNDSYLCIVPDRSSTRSGGGHDGFLPFEGDNVLAVILSKAMLLARDTEITDVTITRQIGIATPS; translated from the coding sequence ATGCTGCGACGGCTGCCCGGGATCGGGCCGGCCGGCCCGAAGATCGCCAACGCGGCGGTCGGAGTGCTGGGGCGCCTCGACGGTGACGCCGCGCTGGCCCAACTGGCCCGGTTGTCGGCGCGGCTGACGTACAAGGGCACCCGCAACGAGGTCGACAAGGCGCTCGATGCGCGGGCCGCCGCGCTCGGAATCGGCCGCGACGAAATCGAGGAGTTGGCGGTCCCCGACTACGGCCTGACCGACGTCGGTCGGCACGAGGTGACGGTCGGTGGCTGCCGGGTCGAGCTGCTGGCCGGCGTCGGCGCCGCTGCGGTGACCTGGCACAACGACGCCGGCCGGGTGGTGAAGTCGCCGCCGGCGACGGTACGGCGCGACCATCCGCAGGTCGTGGCCGACGTCAAGGCGCTGGCCAAGGACGTCACCGGGATGCTGGCGGCGCAGTCGGCCCGGCTGGACCGGCTCTTTCTGGCCCGACGTAGTTGGAGCCTGTCGGTGTGGCGGGAGCGGTACCTGGACCATCCGCTGGTCGGCGCCCTGGCCCGGCGGCTGGTCTGGCTGGTCGACGGGGTGGCGTGCGGCTGGGCGGACGGCGCACTGCGGACCGTCGACGACACTCCGGTGTCCGCCGACGCCGACGCGGTGGTACAGCTGTGGCATCCGATCGGGCGGCCGGTGCCGGAGGTGGTCGCCTGGCGGGAGTGGCTGGAGCGGCACCGGGTGGTGCAGCCGTTCAAGCAGGCCCACCGGGAGGTGTATCTGCTGACCCCGGCGGAGGAGTCGACCGGCATCTACTCGAACCGGTTCGCCGGGCACGTTCTGCGCCAGCACCAGTACCACGCGCTCGCCGCCGCCCGGGGGTGGGCCGACAAGCTGCGGTTGATGGTCGACGACACCTGTCCGCCGACGACGCGAGTGTTGCCCCAGTGGGGGTTGCGGGCAGAGTACTGGGTGGAGGGGGTCGGCGACGACTACGGCGTCGACACCACCGACAGCGGGTCGTACCTGCGGCTGGTCACCGACCAGGTGCGGTTCTACCCGGTCGACGCTCCCGGCAACGTGGCGCACGCCACCGGCGGCGGGTACACCGCCGGCCGGTGGGGTGCGCGGGAGCAGCGGGCACCGGCGGAGCCGCTGCCGCTGGACGAGGTGCCACCGGTGGTGTTCAGCGAGGTGCTGCGCGACGTCGACCTGTTCGTCGGGGTGGCCAGCGTCGGCAACGACCCGACCTGGTCCGACGGCGGCCCACAGGGGCGATTCCGGGACTACTGGTCTTCCTACAGTTTCGGGGAGTTGTCGGCGACGGCGCAGACCCGCCGGGATCTGCTCGCCCGGCTGCTGCCCCGGCTGGCGGTGGGCAGCCAGGCCAGCATCGACGGCCGGTTTCTGGTGGTCCGGGGTGAGCTGCGCACCTACAAGATCCATCTGGGGTCGGGCAACATTCTGATGAGCCCGAACGACAGCTACCTGTGCATCGTGCCGGACCGGTCGTCGACGCGGTCGGGCGGCGGCCACGACGGGTTTCTGCCGTTCGAGGGAGACAATGTGCTGGCCGTGATCCTCAGCAAGGCGATGCTGCTGGCCAGGGACACCGAGATCACCGACGTGACGATCACCCGGCAGATCGGGATCGCGACGCCTTCATGA
- a CDS encoding glycine betaine/L-proline ABC transporter ATP-binding protein produces MEIVSAIVVKSLYKIFGKRADKALERLKTSQPDAPADLGGATAAVVDANFEVRPGEIFVVMGLSGSGKSTLIRMLNGLLTPTGGSVEIDGVDLTKLKPAALRKLRREKISMVFQHFALLPHRSVLENAGYALEAAGLPRAERRERAMEALRLVGLDRWADKLPQELSGGMRQRVGLARALAAGTDIMLMDEAFSALDPLIRREVQDQLLDLQAQLGKTIVFITHDLNEAMRLGDRIAVMRSGRIVQLGTAEEILTDPSNDYVAQFVADVDRTRILTASSVMERPLGVVDVNSGPRVAARILRETQTSAIYVTGKNKQFLGTVSDDVIDQAVRDGRPNLQDVVTTDHVRVAGEDTPVAELFSPCAESSHPLAVTDTTGRLTGVIPRITLLTALGSIGSDTGSNGTSDDAEPTSASEVDTITATVPDQATPADAVLSPEGDRS; encoded by the coding sequence ATGGAGATCGTGTCCGCAATCGTCGTGAAATCGTTGTACAAAATTTTCGGCAAACGTGCTGACAAGGCGCTCGAGCGCCTCAAGACCAGCCAACCCGACGCTCCGGCGGACCTGGGCGGTGCCACCGCCGCCGTCGTCGACGCCAACTTCGAGGTCCGGCCCGGCGAGATCTTCGTCGTGATGGGGCTCTCCGGGTCCGGGAAGTCCACCCTGATCCGGATGCTGAACGGCCTGCTCACCCCGACCGGCGGCTCGGTCGAGATCGACGGCGTCGACCTCACCAAGCTCAAGCCGGCCGCGCTGCGCAAGCTGCGCCGCGAGAAGATCAGCATGGTCTTCCAGCACTTCGCGCTGCTGCCGCACCGCTCGGTGCTGGAGAACGCCGGCTACGCGCTGGAGGCAGCCGGGCTGCCCCGCGCCGAACGGCGGGAGCGGGCGATGGAGGCACTGCGCCTGGTCGGTCTGGACCGCTGGGCGGACAAACTGCCCCAGGAGCTGTCCGGCGGGATGCGCCAGCGGGTCGGCCTGGCCCGAGCGTTGGCGGCCGGCACCGACATCATGCTGATGGACGAGGCGTTCTCCGCCCTCGACCCGCTGATCCGCCGCGAGGTCCAGGACCAGTTGCTGGACCTGCAGGCCCAACTCGGCAAGACGATCGTCTTCATCACCCACGACCTCAACGAGGCGATGCGCCTCGGTGACCGGATCGCCGTGATGCGCTCCGGCCGGATCGTCCAGCTCGGCACCGCCGAGGAGATCCTCACCGACCCGTCGAACGACTACGTCGCGCAGTTCGTGGCGGACGTCGACCGTACCCGCATCCTCACCGCCTCATCGGTGATGGAACGACCACTCGGCGTCGTCGACGTCAACTCCGGCCCCCGGGTCGCCGCCCGGATCCTCCGGGAGACGCAGACCTCTGCGATCTATGTCACAGGCAAGAACAAGCAGTTCCTCGGTACGGTCTCCGACGACGTCATCGACCAGGCGGTCCGCGACGGTCGGCCGAACCTGCAGGACGTGGTGACCACCGACCACGTCCGGGTCGCCGGGGAAGACACCCCGGTCGCCGAGTTGTTCAGCCCCTGTGCGGAAAGTTCGCATCCGCTCGCTGTGACCGACACCACCGGCCGGCTCACCGGAGTGATCCCCCGGATCACCCTGCTCACCGCGCTCGGCAGCATCGGCAGCGACACCGGCAGCAACGGGACCAGCGACGACGCCGAGCCGACCAGCGCCAGCGAGGTGGACACCATCACCGCGACAGTCCCCGACCAGGCAACCCCGGCTGACGCAGTGCTGAGCCCGGAGGGAGACCGCTCATGA
- a CDS encoding proline/glycine betaine ABC transporter permease: protein MNAADGIDSFLPYLRIGSVFEVIVDWTTEHLGALFDGISTFVESLVDPLVDVLTAPPAIVVVLIFAALGWWLRGWKFGIGTAVGLGIVAGMPYWEETMSTLALVLVASGLSLAIAVPLGILIAENQRMAALTRPVLDLMQTLPAFVYLIPAIFYFGIGAVPGVIATVVFSMPPGVRLTQLGLRQIDREVIEAGEAFGASPWAILLRTKLPLALPTIMQGVNQVIMLALSMVVIAGMVGAGGLGEVINTALARIRVGQGFEGGIAVVILAVVLDRLTDSIGARTRSAKAQRALQEA, encoded by the coding sequence ATGAACGCCGCCGACGGCATTGACAGCTTCCTGCCGTACCTCAGGATCGGTTCGGTGTTCGAGGTCATCGTCGACTGGACGACCGAGCACCTGGGTGCGCTCTTCGACGGGATCTCGACTTTCGTCGAGTCGCTGGTGGATCCCCTGGTCGACGTACTGACCGCGCCGCCGGCGATCGTCGTGGTGCTGATCTTCGCGGCGCTCGGCTGGTGGCTGCGCGGGTGGAAGTTCGGCATCGGCACCGCCGTCGGGCTCGGCATCGTCGCCGGCATGCCCTACTGGGAAGAGACCATGAGTACGCTGGCGTTGGTGCTGGTGGCGAGCGGTCTGTCGCTGGCGATAGCGGTCCCTCTCGGAATCCTGATCGCGGAGAACCAGCGGATGGCGGCGTTGACCCGCCCGGTGCTCGACCTGATGCAGACGTTGCCTGCGTTCGTCTACCTGATCCCGGCGATCTTCTACTTCGGCATTGGCGCCGTCCCCGGGGTAATCGCTACGGTGGTGTTCAGTATGCCGCCGGGGGTCCGGCTGACCCAGCTGGGCCTGCGACAGATCGACCGCGAGGTGATCGAGGCCGGTGAGGCGTTCGGCGCGTCGCCTTGGGCGATCCTGCTCCGTACCAAACTGCCACTCGCCCTGCCGACCATCATGCAAGGGGTCAACCAGGTGATCATGCTGGCGTTGTCGATGGTCGTCATCGCCGGGATGGTCGGGGCCGGCGGCCTCGGCGAAGTGATCAACACCGCACTCGCCCGGATCCGTGTCGGCCAGGGCTTCGAAGGCGGCATAGCCGTGGTGATCCTGGCCGTCGTGCTCGACCGGCTGACCGACTCGATCGGGGCCCGTACCCGGTCGGCGAAGGCGCAGCGGGCGCTACAGGAAGCCTGA
- a CDS encoding glycine betaine ABC transporter substrate-binding protein, which yields MFRNNPLRRAAVAATAALALGLAACGSDADSDSDTGTGTVDKSITIGYMAWDEAIAASYLWQNILEAEGYEVELTNVEAGVVYSGLASGDIDLFLDGWLPQTHASYMEEYSDDLETIGVWYDNASLSIAVPAYVDGVDSLADLADNAELFNNEIIGIEPGAGLTAATQDNVMPTYGLDDYELRTSSTPAMLAALQSAIGDEEPIVVTLWHPHWAYSNYELKDLADPEGTLGTAEEITTLARTGFSADFPEVTAMLEKFQMDDQQLGSLEDLMFNVHEGDEPAAVEAWLSENPDYLSTLGVS from the coding sequence ATGTTCCGCAACAATCCGCTACGCCGGGCCGCAGTGGCGGCCACCGCCGCCCTGGCCCTGGGGCTCGCCGCCTGCGGCAGCGACGCCGACAGCGACAGCGACACCGGTACCGGCACCGTCGACAAGAGCATCACCATCGGCTACATGGCCTGGGACGAGGCGATCGCCGCCTCCTACCTGTGGCAGAACATCCTTGAGGCCGAGGGGTACGAGGTCGAGCTGACCAACGTCGAGGCCGGCGTGGTCTACTCCGGTCTGGCCTCCGGTGACATCGACCTGTTCCTGGACGGCTGGCTGCCGCAGACGCACGCCTCCTACATGGAGGAGTACAGCGACGACCTGGAGACGATCGGGGTCTGGTACGACAACGCCAGCCTGAGCATCGCCGTCCCCGCCTACGTGGACGGGGTCGACTCGCTGGCGGACCTGGCCGACAACGCCGAACTGTTCAACAACGAGATCATCGGCATCGAGCCGGGCGCCGGTCTGACCGCCGCCACCCAGGACAACGTCATGCCGACCTACGGGCTGGACGACTACGAGCTGCGGACCTCGTCCACCCCGGCGATGCTCGCCGCGCTGCAGAGCGCGATCGGCGACGAGGAGCCGATCGTGGTGACCCTGTGGCACCCGCACTGGGCCTACTCGAACTACGAGCTGAAGGACCTGGCCGACCCGGAGGGCACCCTGGGTACCGCCGAGGAGATCACCACGCTGGCCCGGACCGGGTTCAGCGCGGACTTCCCCGAGGTGACCGCGATGCTGGAGAAGTTCCAGATGGACGACCAGCAGCTCGGTTCGCTGGAGGACCTGATGTTCAACGTGCACGAGGGTGACGAGCCGGCCGCCGTCGAGGCGTGGCTGTCGGAAAACCCGGACTACCTGTCCACCCTGGGTGTCTCCTGA
- a CDS encoding aldehyde dehydrogenase family protein, with translation MADRFRVTYATLSADNEDLHTAYEDGADRARAWLGQRLTPVVDGTARPGVDPAELVSPGDVTLKLATVTAATDQDVDAAVTAAHAAAPGWAATPWPDRVAVLRRAADLISDRSNEYAALMSMEVGKNRLEALGDVEESADLIRYYCDMYDKHHGFDQPMATIAANESTRSVLKPYGVWAVISPFNFPMALTAGPAGAALVAGNTLVLKPSLQGTFSAWKFFECLIDAGLPTGVAHFLPGGDDPGRALVAHPGVGGLTFTGSYETGMSIIRAFTGAYPRPVICEMGGKNAAIVSARADLDRAVSGVARSAFGFSGQKCSACSRVYVARELHDEFVARLAERAESLVVGDPLARDTYLGPVIDAAAVRRYGEAVAHAATVGRVVTGGQVLAGVDGRPDGYYLAPAVVADVPSDDDLFQRELFVPFVAVSPVDSVDEGLDRANSVPLGLTAGFFSTDQGEIDHFLDRIEAGVVYVNRPAGATTGAWPGVQPFGGWKGSGSTGKAGGGPYYLQQFLREQSQTVVAS, from the coding sequence GTGGCCGATCGTTTCCGGGTCACCTACGCGACCCTGTCCGCTGACAACGAGGACCTGCACACGGCGTACGAGGACGGCGCGGACCGGGCGCGCGCCTGGCTGGGCCAACGCCTGACCCCGGTGGTCGACGGCACCGCCCGGCCCGGGGTCGACCCAGCCGAGCTGGTCAGCCCCGGCGACGTGACACTCAAACTGGCCACCGTCACCGCCGCCACCGACCAGGACGTCGACGCGGCGGTCACCGCCGCGCACGCCGCCGCGCCCGGCTGGGCCGCGACACCGTGGCCGGACCGGGTCGCGGTGCTGCGCCGGGCGGCCGACCTGATCAGCGACCGCTCCAACGAGTACGCCGCGCTGATGAGCATGGAGGTCGGCAAGAACCGGCTGGAGGCGCTCGGCGACGTCGAGGAGTCGGCCGACCTGATCCGCTACTACTGCGACATGTACGACAAGCATCACGGTTTCGACCAACCGATGGCGACCATCGCCGCCAACGAGTCCACCCGCAGCGTGCTCAAGCCGTACGGGGTCTGGGCCGTGATCAGCCCGTTCAACTTCCCGATGGCGTTGACCGCCGGGCCGGCCGGCGCGGCACTGGTCGCCGGCAACACCCTCGTGCTCAAGCCCAGCCTGCAGGGCACCTTCTCGGCCTGGAAGTTCTTCGAATGTCTGATCGACGCCGGGCTGCCGACCGGCGTCGCGCACTTCCTCCCCGGCGGCGACGACCCGGGCCGGGCGCTGGTGGCGCACCCCGGCGTCGGCGGCCTCACCTTCACCGGGTCGTACGAGACCGGCATGTCGATCATCCGGGCGTTCACCGGCGCCTACCCGAGGCCGGTGATCTGCGAGATGGGCGGCAAGAACGCCGCGATCGTCTCGGCCCGGGCCGACCTGGACCGGGCCGTCTCCGGCGTCGCCCGCTCCGCGTTCGGCTTCTCCGGCCAGAAGTGTTCGGCCTGCTCCCGGGTGTACGTGGCGCGCGAACTCCACGACGAGTTCGTCGCCCGGCTCGCCGAACGGGCCGAGTCACTGGTCGTCGGCGACCCGCTGGCCCGCGACACGTACCTCGGTCCGGTCATCGACGCCGCCGCCGTACGCCGCTACGGCGAGGCGGTCGCGCACGCCGCGACCGTCGGCCGGGTGGTCACCGGCGGCCAGGTGCTCGCCGGGGTCGACGGCCGCCCCGACGGCTACTACCTGGCACCGGCCGTCGTCGCCGACGTACCGTCCGACGACGACCTCTTCCAGCGGGAGCTGTTCGTGCCGTTCGTGGCGGTCAGCCCGGTCGACTCGGTCGACGAGGGCCTGGACCGGGCCAACAGCGTGCCGCTGGGCCTGACCGCCGGGTTCTTCTCCACCGACCAGGGCGAGATCGACCACTTCCTCGACCGGATCGAAGCCGGCGTCGTCTACGTCAACCGGCCGGCCGGCGCCACCACCGGCGCCTGGCCCGGGGTGCAGCCGTTCGGCGGCTGGAAGGGCTCCGGCAGCACCGGCAAAGCCGGCGGCGGACCGTACTACCTCCAGCAGTTCCTCCGCGAGCAGTCGCAGACGGTGGTGGCCTCATGA
- a CDS encoding aminotransferase class III-fold pyridoxal phosphate-dependent enzyme: MTTTPDWFDPDRPQPHLVTELPGPQAREVLARDRAVTSPSLPRAYAIAPRRGHGAVVEDVDGNLFLDFNAGIAVTSTGHCHPSVVEAVQQQAATLLHYSASDFYLPLYGQMCQALAETAPMDGPVRVFLTNSGAEAVEGALKLSRYATGRQYVISFYGSFHGRTYGAMTLTGSKSKYHKGFGPLLPGVLHAPYAPASLDFIEEVLFEHQVDPSEVAAIFVEPIQGEGGFIVPPAGWLARLRRICDQHGILLVADEVQCGMGRTGRMWAIEHTGVQPDILISAKGIASGLPLGAFLARSELMERWGPGAHGSTYGGSPVPCAAGLATLRVIQDEGLLDNATAQGEFLLAGLRELQQAYPRLLVDVRGVGLMIGVEFPTGEIAGQVQQAAFTRGLLVLEAGVNAVRMSPPLVITRAQAQTGLRLFGAAVAEVAADLQATGNGKVEAGGAVEAGGSVAVPG; encoded by the coding sequence ATGACGACGACCCCCGACTGGTTCGACCCGGACCGACCGCAACCGCACCTGGTCACCGAACTGCCCGGCCCGCAGGCCCGCGAAGTGCTGGCCCGCGACCGGGCGGTGACCAGCCCGTCGCTGCCCCGCGCCTACGCGATCGCGCCCCGGCGCGGCCACGGCGCCGTCGTCGAAGACGTCGACGGCAACCTGTTTCTCGACTTCAACGCCGGGATCGCGGTCACCTCCACCGGCCACTGCCACCCGAGCGTCGTCGAGGCGGTGCAGCAGCAGGCCGCGACCCTGCTGCACTACTCGGCCAGCGACTTCTACCTGCCGCTGTACGGCCAGATGTGCCAGGCGCTGGCCGAGACCGCCCCGATGGACGGGCCGGTACGGGTCTTCCTGACCAACTCCGGAGCCGAGGCCGTCGAGGGCGCGTTGAAGCTGTCCCGGTACGCCACCGGCCGCCAGTACGTGATCAGCTTCTACGGCTCGTTCCACGGCCGCACCTACGGGGCGATGACGCTGACCGGGTCGAAGTCCAAGTATCACAAGGGGTTCGGCCCGCTGCTGCCCGGCGTGCTGCACGCGCCCTACGCCCCGGCGTCGCTGGACTTCATCGAGGAGGTGCTCTTCGAGCACCAGGTGGATCCGAGCGAGGTCGCGGCAATCTTCGTCGAACCGATCCAGGGTGAGGGCGGCTTCATCGTGCCGCCGGCCGGCTGGCTCGCCCGGCTACGGCGGATCTGCGACCAGCACGGGATCCTGCTCGTCGCCGACGAGGTGCAGTGCGGCATGGGCCGCACCGGCCGGATGTGGGCGATCGAGCACACCGGCGTACAGCCGGACATCCTGATCAGCGCGAAGGGCATCGCCTCCGGCCTGCCGCTGGGCGCGTTCCTGGCCCGGTCCGAACTGATGGAGAGATGGGGTCCGGGCGCGCACGGCTCCACCTACGGCGGCAGCCCGGTGCCGTGCGCCGCCGGCCTCGCCACCCTGCGGGTCATCCAGGACGAGGGCCTGCTGGACAACGCCACCGCGCAGGGCGAGTTCCTGCTCGCCGGGCTGCGCGAGCTGCAGCAGGCGTACCCCCGGCTGCTCGTCGACGTACGCGGGGTCGGCCTGATGATCGGCGTCGAGTTCCCCACCGGTGAGATCGCCGGCCAGGTGCAGCAGGCGGCCTTCACTCGCGGCCTGCTGGTGCTGGAGGCCGGCGTCAACGCGGTACGGATGTCACCGCCGCTGGTGATCACCCGGGCCCAGGCGCAGACCGGTCTGCGGCTGTTCGGCGCGGCCGTCGCCGAGGTCGCCGCCGACCTGCAGGCCACCGGCAACGGAAAGGTCGAAGCCGGCGGGGCCGTCGAAGCTGGCGGGTCCGTCGCCGTACCGGGATGA
- a CDS encoding aspartate aminotransferase family protein codes for MSHVFGRVSDDAPRIASASGAQLWDTTGKRYLDAAAGAIVVGIGHGVTEVVRAQAEQAGAVAYAHGSMFRADVLEEYAAELAAVLPMDDPLVFPVSGGSEAVETALKMVRAYHLARGEDRHLIVGRVGSYHGNSRGALDASGRAGLRAPYLPWLGQAAHTSTPYEYRCPFPDTHPVGCGARHAAALAELCRARPVAAFIAEPIAGAGLGACVPPDDYWPAVAEVCRRYGVLLVADEVMTGFGRTGTWFGVDHWGVRPDILVAAKGASSGYWPLGLAVASGPVHDAIARTGFTHGFTYSHHLVGAATGRAVLRVLRERDLVAAGRRAGESLRRALRRELADSPYVGDVRGRGLLVGVELVADRQTARPFRRTARVAERVVAAARHAGLLLYSGTGCADGVDGDVILLGPPLVVSADEVEEIAVGTAAAIRAVTEPAAAG; via the coding sequence ATGAGCCACGTCTTCGGTCGGGTGTCCGACGACGCGCCACGGATCGCCTCGGCGTCCGGTGCGCAGCTGTGGGACACCACCGGCAAGCGCTACCTCGACGCCGCCGCCGGGGCGATCGTCGTCGGCATCGGCCACGGCGTCACCGAGGTGGTCCGGGCGCAGGCCGAGCAGGCCGGCGCGGTCGCGTACGCGCACGGCTCGATGTTCCGCGCCGACGTGCTGGAGGAGTACGCCGCCGAGCTCGCGGCCGTACTGCCGATGGACGATCCGTTGGTCTTCCCGGTCTCCGGCGGCAGCGAGGCGGTGGAGACCGCGCTGAAGATGGTTCGCGCCTACCACCTGGCCCGGGGCGAGGACCGGCACCTGATCGTCGGCCGGGTCGGCTCCTACCACGGCAACTCCCGGGGCGCGTTGGACGCCTCCGGCCGGGCCGGGCTGCGCGCGCCGTACCTGCCGTGGCTGGGGCAGGCGGCGCACACCTCGACCCCGTACGAGTACCGCTGCCCGTTCCCGGACACCCATCCGGTCGGCTGCGGGGCGCGGCACGCGGCGGCGCTGGCCGAACTGTGCCGGGCCCGGCCGGTGGCGGCGTTCATCGCCGAGCCGATCGCCGGGGCCGGGCTGGGCGCCTGCGTCCCGCCGGACGACTACTGGCCGGCCGTCGCCGAGGTCTGCCGCCGGTACGGGGTGCTGCTCGTCGCCGACGAGGTGATGACCGGCTTCGGCCGTACCGGCACCTGGTTCGGCGTCGACCACTGGGGGGTACGCCCGGACATCCTGGTCGCGGCGAAGGGCGCCAGTTCGGGCTACTGGCCGCTGGGGCTGGCCGTCGCTTCCGGCCCGGTGCACGACGCGATCGCGCGCACCGGGTTCACCCACGGCTTCACCTACTCGCACCATCTGGTCGGCGCGGCCACCGGCCGGGCGGTGCTGCGGGTGCTGCGCGAGCGGGACCTCGTCGCGGCCGGCCGCCGGGCCGGCGAGTCGCTGCGCCGGGCCCTGCGCCGGGAGCTGGCCGACTCGCCGTACGTCGGGGACGTCCGCGGGCGCGGTCTGCTGGTCGGCGTCGAACTGGTCGCCGACCGGCAGACCGCGCGGCCGTTCCGCCGTACCGCCCGGGTCGCCGAACGAGTGGTCGCCGCCGCCCGGCACGCCGGTCTGCTGCTCTACAGCGGCACCGGCTGCGCCGACGGCGTCGACGGGGACGTGATCCTGCTCGGCCCGCCGCTGGTCGTCTCCGCCGACGAGGTCGAGGAGATCGCGGTCGGCACGGCGGCGGCGATCCGCGCCGTCACCGAGCCGGCCGCAGCGGGGTAG
- a CDS encoding ribonucleotide-diphosphate reductase subunit beta — protein MDLTLRPMRYPQFFDRFRDAIKNTWTVEEVDLHSDLPDLAKLSPAEQHLVSRLVAFFATGDTIVANNLVLNLYQHVNSPEGRLYLSRQLFEEAVHVQFYLNLLDTYVPDERERFAAFAAVENIPSIARKAEFCFRWIDSIFELRELRTRADRRAFLLNLICFAACIEGLFFYGAFAYVYFLRSRGLLHGLASGTNWVFRDESMHMAFAFDVVDTVRAEEPDLFDSEMEQQVRQMLAEAVECEVQFAADLLDQGVSGMSLADMREYLQHVADRRLAVLGIEPMYGSKNPFAFMELQDVQELSNFFERRVSAYQVGVTGSVTFDDDF, from the coding sequence ATGGACCTGACCCTGCGGCCGATGCGCTACCCACAGTTCTTCGACCGGTTCCGGGACGCGATCAAGAACACCTGGACGGTGGAGGAGGTCGACCTGCACTCCGACCTGCCGGACCTGGCCAAGCTGTCGCCGGCCGAGCAGCACCTGGTGTCCCGGCTGGTCGCGTTCTTCGCCACCGGCGACACCATCGTCGCGAACAACCTGGTGCTCAACCTCTACCAGCACGTCAACTCTCCGGAAGGCCGGCTCTACCTGTCCCGGCAGCTGTTCGAGGAGGCGGTGCACGTCCAGTTCTACCTGAACCTGCTGGACACCTACGTGCCGGACGAGCGGGAGCGGTTCGCGGCGTTCGCGGCGGTGGAGAACATCCCGTCGATTGCCCGTAAGGCCGAGTTCTGCTTCAGGTGGATCGATTCCATCTTCGAGCTGCGGGAGCTGCGTACCCGCGCCGACCGGCGGGCCTTCCTGCTCAACCTGATCTGCTTCGCCGCCTGCATCGAAGGGTTGTTCTTCTACGGCGCCTTCGCGTACGTGTACTTCCTGCGGTCCCGGGGGCTGCTGCACGGTCTCGCCTCGGGCACCAACTGGGTGTTCCGCGACGAGTCGATGCACATGGCGTTCGCCTTCGACGTGGTGGACACGGTCCGCGCCGAGGAACCGGACCTGTTCGACTCCGAAATGGAGCAGCAGGTCAGGCAGATGCTGGCCGAGGCGGTGGAGTGCGAGGTGCAGTTCGCCGCGGACCTGCTCGACCAGGGCGTGTCCGGGATGTCGTTGGCCGACATGCGGGAATACCTGCAGCACGTCGCCGACCGGCGGCTCGCGGTGCTCGGCATCGAGCCGATGTACGGGTCGAAGAATCCGTTCGCCTTCATGGAGCTGCAGGACGTGCAGGAGCTGTCCAACTTCTTCGAGCGGCGGGTGTCGGCGTACCAGGTCGGGGTGACCGGCTCGGTGACCTTCGACGACGACTTCTGA